A genomic stretch from Telopea speciosissima isolate NSW1024214 ecotype Mountain lineage chromosome 7, Tspe_v1, whole genome shotgun sequence includes:
- the LOC122666583 gene encoding 18S rRNA aminocarboxypropyltransferase-like isoform X3: MGHSKSKRFRDNHSHRGQSSRSRENSREYYNDDSLPAAQVFSTDAANEEEPPVPKVQLAMWDFGQCDAKRCTGRKLSRFGLLKELRVNTGFGGIVLSPVGKQCVSKEDNLLMKRKGLAVVDCSWARLSDVPFQKLRCAAPRLSNPVNYGRPCELSCVEALSAALIICGEEETANLLLDKFKWGHAFLSLNRQLLKAYSECATSADIISVQNSWLSQSPRVPQPPFEADGSGAVKDSGQISGDAESDYDSVDGLPALEENLNHLHLEQSEEESE; this comes from the exons TGAATACTATAATGACGATTCTCTACCAGCAGCTCAAG TTTTCTCAACAGATGCAGCAAATGAAGAAGAGCCTCCCGTTCCTAAAGTTCAGCTTGCTATGTGG GATTTTGGACAATGTGATGCAAAAAGATGCACTGGGCGCAAGCTTTCACGATTTGGGTTGCTGAAA GAATTGCGTGTGAATACTGGTTTTGGGGGCATTGTTTTGAG TCCTGTCGGGAAGCAATGTGTCTCAAAGGAAGACAATCTCTTAATGAAGAGAAAAGGGCTGGCTGTGGTGGATTGCTCATGGGCACGCTTGAGTGATGTACCTTTTCAGAAGCTGCGGTGTGCTGCTCCTCGTCTTT CAAATCCAGTAAATTATGGTCGGCCATGTGAGCTGTCTTGTGTGGAGGCACTATCAGCAGCTTTAATAATATG TGGGGAAGAGGAAACAGCTAATCTGCTGCTCGACAAATTTAAGTGGGGTCATGCATTCTTATCTCTGAACAG GCAACTGCTGAAGGCATATTCAGAATGTGCAACCAGTGCTGACATTATTTCTGTTCAAAATTCTTGGCTTTCTCAGAGCCCAAGAGTTCCACAACCTCCTTTCGAAGCAGATG GTTCTGGAGCTGTGAAGGACTCCGGACAAATCAGTGGAGATGCTGAGTCTGATTATGATTCTGTTGATGGACTTCCAGCACTTGAAGAGAATTTGAATCACTTGCACTTGGAGCAAAGTGAGGAAGAAAGCGAGTGA
- the LOC122666583 gene encoding 18S rRNA aminocarboxypropyltransferase-like isoform X2, whose translation MGHSKSKRFRDNHSHRGQSSRSRENSREYYNDDSLPAAQDAANEEEPPVPKVQLAMWDFGQCDAKRCTGRKLSRFGLLKELRVNTGFGGIVLSPVGKQCVSKEDNLLMKRKGLAVVDCSWARLSDVPFQKLRCAAPRLLPWLVAANPVNYGRPCELSCVEALSAALIICGEEETANLLLDKFKWGHAFLSLNRQLLKAYSECATSADIISVQNSWLSQSPRVPQPPFEADGSGAVKDSGQISGDAESDYDSVDGLPALEENLNHLHLEQSEEESE comes from the exons TGAATACTATAATGACGATTCTCTACCAGCAGCTCAAG ATGCAGCAAATGAAGAAGAGCCTCCCGTTCCTAAAGTTCAGCTTGCTATGTGG GATTTTGGACAATGTGATGCAAAAAGATGCACTGGGCGCAAGCTTTCACGATTTGGGTTGCTGAAA GAATTGCGTGTGAATACTGGTTTTGGGGGCATTGTTTTGAG TCCTGTCGGGAAGCAATGTGTCTCAAAGGAAGACAATCTCTTAATGAAGAGAAAAGGGCTGGCTGTGGTGGATTGCTCATGGGCACGCTTGAGTGATGTACCTTTTCAGAAGCTGCGGTGTGCTGCTCCTCGTCTTT TACCATGGTTGGTGGCAGCAAATCCAGTAAATTATGGTCGGCCATGTGAGCTGTCTTGTGTGGAGGCACTATCAGCAGCTTTAATAATATG TGGGGAAGAGGAAACAGCTAATCTGCTGCTCGACAAATTTAAGTGGGGTCATGCATTCTTATCTCTGAACAG GCAACTGCTGAAGGCATATTCAGAATGTGCAACCAGTGCTGACATTATTTCTGTTCAAAATTCTTGGCTTTCTCAGAGCCCAAGAGTTCCACAACCTCCTTTCGAAGCAGATG GTTCTGGAGCTGTGAAGGACTCCGGACAAATCAGTGGAGATGCTGAGTCTGATTATGATTCTGTTGATGGACTTCCAGCACTTGAAGAGAATTTGAATCACTTGCACTTGGAGCAAAGTGAGGAAGAAAGCGAGTGA
- the LOC122666583 gene encoding 18S rRNA aminocarboxypropyltransferase-like isoform X1 yields the protein MGHSKSKRFRDNHSHRGQSSRSRENSREYYNDDSLPAAQVFSTDAANEEEPPVPKVQLAMWDFGQCDAKRCTGRKLSRFGLLKELRVNTGFGGIVLSPVGKQCVSKEDNLLMKRKGLAVVDCSWARLSDVPFQKLRCAAPRLLPWLVAANPVNYGRPCELSCVEALSAALIICGEEETANLLLDKFKWGHAFLSLNRQLLKAYSECATSADIISVQNSWLSQSPRVPQPPFEADGSGAVKDSGQISGDAESDYDSVDGLPALEENLNHLHLEQSEEESE from the exons TGAATACTATAATGACGATTCTCTACCAGCAGCTCAAG TTTTCTCAACAGATGCAGCAAATGAAGAAGAGCCTCCCGTTCCTAAAGTTCAGCTTGCTATGTGG GATTTTGGACAATGTGATGCAAAAAGATGCACTGGGCGCAAGCTTTCACGATTTGGGTTGCTGAAA GAATTGCGTGTGAATACTGGTTTTGGGGGCATTGTTTTGAG TCCTGTCGGGAAGCAATGTGTCTCAAAGGAAGACAATCTCTTAATGAAGAGAAAAGGGCTGGCTGTGGTGGATTGCTCATGGGCACGCTTGAGTGATGTACCTTTTCAGAAGCTGCGGTGTGCTGCTCCTCGTCTTT TACCATGGTTGGTGGCAGCAAATCCAGTAAATTATGGTCGGCCATGTGAGCTGTCTTGTGTGGAGGCACTATCAGCAGCTTTAATAATATG TGGGGAAGAGGAAACAGCTAATCTGCTGCTCGACAAATTTAAGTGGGGTCATGCATTCTTATCTCTGAACAG GCAACTGCTGAAGGCATATTCAGAATGTGCAACCAGTGCTGACATTATTTCTGTTCAAAATTCTTGGCTTTCTCAGAGCCCAAGAGTTCCACAACCTCCTTTCGAAGCAGATG GTTCTGGAGCTGTGAAGGACTCCGGACAAATCAGTGGAGATGCTGAGTCTGATTATGATTCTGTTGATGGACTTCCAGCACTTGAAGAGAATTTGAATCACTTGCACTTGGAGCAAAGTGAGGAAGAAAGCGAGTGA